A single Vigna radiata var. radiata cultivar VC1973A chromosome 8, Vradiata_ver6, whole genome shotgun sequence DNA region contains:
- the LOC106770742 gene encoding uncharacterized protein LOC106770742, which yields MMSQQENQNQNLPAVPQSLLRQTGFGDGVKPFSLRQYVLASRHRNFLQNWPFHEKFLQLCLKHGLKEKEVLPPFGSQTSLTEPLKDSPNLMHSSSDDNNNNNDKKEADSCKAEYDYHPQTTKNDCDYKVKEGNQQNRSNISANLSQTAYTCTLPSSTHAHKISPLMPSPSKKVKDKCRRHKGRCKKRSMVDILAVARHTTLEEIHRMNKFYYAETVIEEYQQTVPYGNTSMPELGDDDSCRKAWREDAYDGVANVDMAPKGPLLLKFKLNGCNVNGYCRT from the exons ATGATGTCTCAGCAggaaaaccaaaaccaaaacctaCCTGCGGTTCCGCAATCTCTGCTACGACAAACGGGTTTTGGAGATGGTGTTAAACCCTTCTCATTAAG ACAGTATGTTCTTGCTTCTCGTCACAGAAATTTCCTTCAAAACTGGCCATTTCATGAGAAGTTCTTGCAATTGTGTCTTAAACATGGTCTCAAGGAGAAGGAGGTGTTGCCACCATTTGGAAGCCAAACTTCACTTACCGAACCACTCAAAGATAGTCCTAACTTGATGCATTCATCGagtgatgataataataataataatgataaaaaagaagCTGATTCCTGCAAAGCTGAATATGATTACCACCCTCAAACTACAAAAAATGACTGTGACTACAAAGTGAAAGAGGGAAATCAGCAAAACCGCAGCAACATTTCTGCCAATTTATCTCAGACAGCATACACGTGTACTCTCCCAAGTTCAACTCATGCTCACAAGATAAGTCCACTAATGCCATCACCATCGaagaaagtaaaagataaatGCAGAAGGCATAAAGGGAGATGCAAGAAACGCTCCATGGTGGATATTTTAGCAGTGGCACGGCACACTACTTTAGAGGAGATCCATAGGATGAACAAGTTTTATTATGCAGAAACTGTGATTGAAGAATATCAGCAAACGGTGCCTTATGGAAATACCTCCATGCCTGAGCTAGGGGATGATGATTCATGTAGAAAAGCTTGGAGAGAAGATGCATATGATGGTGTAGCTAATGTTGATATGGCACCAAAGGGGCCATTGCTTCTTAAATTTAAGCTCAATGGATGTAATGTAAATGGGTATTGCAGAACATAA